The following DNA comes from Sediminitomix flava.
AAATGTCGAGTCTGAAGACTCTAATTCCCATTTCTTAATTCGAAGATCGCTTCGTTAACTCTTCGAATAGAATATCCGTTTCCATTTGTCCCACTACTTAATGAATTACAATATACTAATCGTGAAAAAAGGTCAACCTTAGGTAATCACCAAAAGTTAACCTTTTATCATTTTTTATATTATTTCAACACAGACTTCACAATCTCTTGAATTGTTGTCTGTCCTTTATCTTTATTATACCACTTTTGTAATACCTCTTTAATTTCCTCAAAAGGCTTTTCTTCAGCTCTCATTTGCATATAGCTCTCTTGAAGTTCTACAGGACGAGGCCCCCAATTTCCGATTTCTTCTTTTGTTTCTGCATCAAAAGCAATCAACTTCGGAATAGAACGCCCTCCATTAGTCAAGTATTCATCCATCAACTCCAAGTTTTCATCTCTCAGAAGAATTTGAAGTTCGATGTTTTCACTCAATTCAGCCAACTTAGCCATTACAGGTACAGTGTGTGCAGCATCGCCACACCAAGCCTCTGTAAGTACAACCCAAAGTACTTTTCGGTCATAATTTGCGAAAAGCTCTTTTACTTCATCTGAGAATTTCAAATTCTTATCATGACGTAACATTCTCTTTTGGTTCATCACCGTATAGTGAATCATGGCTTCACTGTGATTCTCCCCTGTTGTTTTGCCTTCAGCAAGCAATTCAGCAATCATTTTATGAAAGCTGTCATAAGTAATTCCTTTTTGAGTCTGGATTGTTTCTAATGTCTTTACCATCACCTTATATGAATGTTCGATCATATAAACGCCATTTCATTAAAAAGGTTTACAAGTAAGATAATTCAAGTGTTATAATTTCAAAATCACTTTTAATTTTCGTTTGCCAAATTACTCCAAAGCAACCTTAAAACTGCTGTTGTGGTGTACTGAACATTGATTTTTCTTCCTCGCGTAATATTCAAAAGTTTTGCTTCTGTTTTCTTACCATCAGAATATCCAATCCAAATTGTACCTACAGGCTTGTCTGGTGTTCCTCCTGTTGGTCCTGCAATTCCTGTAGTAGAAATCCCTACCGAAGCATTGAATTTCTTACGTACATTTTCAGCCATTTCCTTTGCAGTTTGCTCACTTACTGCTCCATATTTCTCTAAAGTTTCAGCTCTTACTCCCAATTGATCCATTTTGATTTCATTAGAATAAGGAATAATTCCTCCTTTGAAATAAGCTGATGAACCAGAAATATCTGTAATCTTATTCGCTACATTTCCACCTGTGCAGCTTTCAGCAGTAGCTACAGTCATATCTCGTTGTTTAAGGATAATGCCCACAACTTCTTCCAGCTCTATATCTTCTTCCGCATAAATTCCTTTTGTGACTATAGACTTCAGTTTCAGAACCTCTGATTCTAGTTGTAGCTCTATAGCTTCTTTATCCTCTCCTACCGCAGTCAGACGTAAACGAACTTGCCCTAACTTTGGTAAATAAGCCAATCCAATATTTTCGGGTAAAGCCAATTCCCAATCTTCTAGCATCTGAGAAAGTTTTGATTCGGGAATACCGATCGTTCGGATTACTTTATGAATGATATGCCCTGGAATGTATTTTTCCTCCAAACGAGGTAATACATGCTCAGACATCAAGAATTTCATCTCATGAGGAACACCCGGCATACTCACAAACACACAACCCTCATGATCAATCCACATGCCCGGAGCTGTACCTACTTCATTTTGCAGTACATCGCAGATTTTAAGGACTTCAGCTTGATTTTTATTCTGTTCAGTAAGTTCTCTTCCAAATTGTCGTAACAATCGCCCTATATTCTCGTACACATTTTCGTTGAAAATGAGTTCAGTGTCAAAATAATTAGCTAATGTCTTCTTCGTAATATCATCTTTGGTAGGTCCTAAGCCGCCCGTCATCAAGACAATTTGAGCTTCTTTCTTGGCTTTATCCAAAGCTTCAGTAATTGCCTCTTTTGTATCTCCGATGGCTGTTTTACGGATTACTTTCACGCCAATTTCGGTAAGTCTTTCAGACATCCATTGTGAATTTGTATCTGTAATCTGACCGTACAAAATCTCATCGCCAATCGTGATAATTTCTGCTTTTATTGCTGTCATTGAAGAAGTGTATTTACTATTTCGTAAAGTATGCTGAAAAATTTCGATAATTCTTAAAC
Coding sequences within:
- a CDS encoding competence/damage-inducible protein A, translated to MTAIKAEIITIGDEILYGQITDTNSQWMSERLTEIGVKVIRKTAIGDTKEAITEALDKAKKEAQIVLMTGGLGPTKDDITKKTLANYFDTELIFNENVYENIGRLLRQFGRELTEQNKNQAEVLKICDVLQNEVGTAPGMWIDHEGCVFVSMPGVPHEMKFLMSEHVLPRLEEKYIPGHIIHKVIRTIGIPESKLSQMLEDWELALPENIGLAYLPKLGQVRLRLTAVGEDKEAIELQLESEVLKLKSIVTKGIYAEEDIELEEVVGIILKQRDMTVATAESCTGGNVANKITDISGSSAYFKGGIIPYSNEIKMDQLGVRAETLEKYGAVSEQTAKEMAENVRKKFNASVGISTTGIAGPTGGTPDKPVGTIWIGYSDGKKTEAKLLNITRGRKINVQYTTTAVLRLLWSNLANEN
- a CDS encoding thioredoxin family protein, with product MIEHSYKVMVKTLETIQTQKGITYDSFHKMIAELLAEGKTTGENHSEAMIHYTVMNQKRMLRHDKNLKFSDEVKELFANYDRKVLWVVLTEAWCGDAAHTVPVMAKLAELSENIELQILLRDENLELMDEYLTNGGRSIPKLIAFDAETKEEIGNWGPRPVELQESYMQMRAEEKPFEEIKEVLQKWYNKDKGQTTIQEIVKSVLK